Within the Bradyrhizobium cosmicum genome, the region TGATGCGGCACTCTGTACGCGAGAACTGAACGAGGTTGTGCCGATCATGTTTAAAATTCCCTGAACGATCGCCGCTGTGCGGACGACCAACGCGAATGCGATATCTGATCCTCCTGCTCACATTGCTCGCGACCGGCGCGCGTGCCGACGATGCAAAGCCGTTCAATCCGGTCGACTATCCGCCCAGCGTGCAGAAGGTGCTGCGCGACGCCGTTGAGGAGTGCGAGAGCCAGGACGGCGGTGCGGTGACCTTCGCGCCGGACACGGTGCGCAAGGTCGACCTGACCGGCGATGGCCGCGACGATTACATCGTCGATTTCCGCGACACCAAATGCGGGGAGCGCGAGACCACTTATTGCGGAACCGGCGGCTGCGTCATGAACATTCTGGTGACGCTGCCGGATGGCAGCGTCCGTCCGGTGTTCGACGGCTATGTCCGCAGTTACAAAATTCTGGCGCCGTCGATGAAGCGCGGCGCCGCGCGCAGCATCCGCTTCGATCTGCATGGCAGCTACTGCGGTGGCTTCGGTGCGCAGGTCTGCGTCAAGGAGAAGGCTATCACGGCGGCACCGTTCGCATTCAAGCAGCCGTAGTGCAGGTGCGCGGTCGCCGGCCTTGCGGGGGCAGGGATGATGGCGATAAATGGGCTGCAATGAGCGGGCGGCCGGTGCGCCGTCTGCCGTCGAAGAGGAAGCCCGATGCAGCCCCTGCGCATGTCCCGCCGCGTCATGAATCTCGCTCACATGCTGACCCAGAATGCGCGGCGGCATGGGGCGCGTCCCGGTTTCGTCTGGGGTGACATATCCTGGACGTGGCACCAGATCGATGCCCAGGTCTCGGCCCTGGCCGCGGCGCTCGCCGCGCGCGGCATCGCCAAGGGTGACCGCATCCTGGTCCATTCCAAGAACAGCGACGAGATGTTCTTTTCGATGTTCGCGGCGTTCCGGCTCGGCGCGGTCTGGGTGCCCACCAATTTTCGGCTGATGCCGGACGAGGTCACCTATCTCGCGCAGGCCTCCGGCGCGAAGGCGTTTCTGTGTCATGTCGATTTTCCCGAGCACGCGGCGAGCGTGAAGGGCGGTGCTCTGGAATTCACCTGGAGCCTCGACGGCAAGGCCGCGTTCGGCGAACGCTCGGTGGCCGACGCTATCGCCTCGCAGGCAGGCCGGGCGGTCGCGAACGTTGCTGTGGAGCACGACGATCCCTGCTGGTTCTTCTTCACGTCCGGCACCACCGGCCGCTCCAAGGCCGCGGTGCTGACCCACGGCCAGATGGGCTTTGTCGTCACCAACCATCTCGCCGATCTCACCCCAGGCGTCACGGAAGCGGATGCGTCGCTGGTGGTGGCGCCGCTGTCGCACGGCGCCGGCGTGCATCAGCTGGTGCAGACCGCGCGCGGCGTCTGCACCGTTCTGCTGCCGACCGAGAAGTTCGACATCAACGAGGCCTTCCGCCTGATCGAGACGCACCGCGTCGCCAATCTCTTCACCGTGCCGACCATCCTGAAGATGATGGTCGAGCATCCCGCCGCCGACAAATACGACCACTCCTCGCTGCGTCATGTGATCTATGCGGGCGCGCCGATGTATCGTGAGGACCAGAAGGCCGCGCTGAGGAAGCTCGGCAAGGTCATCGTGCAGTATTTCGGGCTCGGCGAGGTCACCGGCAACATCACGGTGCTGCCGGCGGCGCTGCATGATCCCGAGGACGGGCCGCATGCGAAGATCGGCACCTGCGGCTTCGAGCGCACCGGCATGCAGGTCTCGATTCAGGACGACGAGGGTCGCGAACTCGCGGCCAACCAGAGCGGCGAGATCTGCGTGATCGGCCCTGCCGTGCTTGCCGGGTACTACGACAACCCCGACGCCAATGCGAAGGCGTTCCGCAACGGCTGGTTCCGTACCGGCGATCTCGGCCATATGGACGAGGAAGGCTTCCTCTACATCACGGGACGCGCCTCCGACATGTACATCTCCGGCGGCTCTAACATCTATCCGCGCGAGATCGAGGAGAAGATATTGACCCATCCCGCGGTCGGCGAGGTCGCCGTGCTCGGCGTGCCGGATGCGACATGGGGCGAGGTCGGCATCGCCGTCTGCGTTGCGCGGGAGGGCGAGAGGCCGGTGAGCGAAGCGGAGATGGCGGCGTTCCTGCTGCCGAAGGTGCCGCGCTACAAGATGCCGAAGCGCTTCTTCTTCTGGGAGGCTTTGCCGAAGTCCGGCTACGGCAAGATTCCGAAGCGCATGGTGCGCGACGAGCTCGAGGCGCGCGGGCTGCTCGATCTCGACAAGACGAAGACGGGCTGAGCATACGCGATGCGAAGTATCAAGCAGCCGGGCTTGCCGGCCACCGAGCGCATCCAATGGGTGGAGGCGAGGGGACGCGCCTTCTCGTTTACGCTTCAAGCAGGATTGCCGTTGCTGGAAGCCGCGCGCCGCGGTTTTGCCGCGGAGGGCTTTGCGGGGGGCGTGCTGAATTTCGGCAGCGGCACGCTCGGGCCGTTCGCCTACGTGATGCCGGCGCTGTCGAAGACCGGCGAGAACGCCGCGTTCTACAGCGATACGTTTCGGCCTGGCGGCGTGACGCGGACCAGGCTCGGCAGCATGACGCTCGGCACGCGCGACGGTGCGCCGTTCTTTCATTGCCACGGGCTGTGGCTTGAGGCGGACGGCACGGCGAGCGGCGGCCACATGCTGCCGGACGAGACTGTTGTTGCCGAGGCGTTCGAGGTCGCGGCCTTCGGCGTCGATGGCGCGATCTTCACCGCCGAACCCGATCCCGAGACCAACTTCAAGCTGTTTGGACCGGTCGCTGCCGCGAGCACTGGCGCGCGCGCGGCGAGCCGGGTCTTCGCGCTGCGGCTGCGCCCGAACCAGGATTTCGCCGGCTGCCTCGAAGAGTTTTGCCGCGCGCGCGGCATCGCGCACGCGAAGATCCATGGCGGAGTCGGCTCGACGATCGGCGCGCGCTTCACCCACGGCGGCGTGACCGAGCCGTTTGCAACTGAGCTGGCGATCACGGCCGGTGCGATCGTGCCGGGAGAGTCCGGTGCTCCGGAAGCAACGCTCGACGTCGCGTTGATCGACTACACCGGCGGCATTGCGGAGGGCCGTCTGCTCCGTGGCGACAATCCCGTGCTGATGACCATGGAACTGGTGCTCGAGGTGTTGGGCTAATAGTCCCGAGCGACCATCAATGTGCACGTAGCTTGGCGATGGCCAGGTACGTGGCTTCACTCATGCTCGATATGCCTGAGTTCGATCCCTGAAAGAGATTGAGCAGGGGCGATTGACCCTGGCCGGTGCTGTCGCCGTTCTTGACGTCGTACATGGCGGAGAACCGGCTCAGCAGCTTCTCGACCTTCGCGGGATCGGAGAGATCCTTGATCTTCATGAATTTGTCCACGAACTTGGCCTGCTGATCGATCGGCATCGCAGCCATTGAATCGGGCAGATTGAAGGTGGTCCTGAACACCTCCGAAAGGGCCTTGTCGGCGAGGATGTCGTATGCGGACGTGATGTCTCCCGCCTTGCGCTTGAAATACAGCGCCAGGCGGACGCCGGGATTCGTATCCCCCTGCTGCAGCTCCAGGTTTTGCTCGAGATAGTTCGCCTGGGTTTCCCGGAATTGATCGCGCTTCTGGGGACCCATCATCGGCAGGCGCGCGACGTTGCCCTTGCTGTCGAAATTGAACGACGCCACGATTTCGGCAAAGCGGGGATCGCTCTGCGTGTTCACGAAGCTCTTCTTGTCGTTCAGGTCGGATGCGAAGATCTTCTTGAGGAAATCGTCGCTGACCTTCCTGGGGTCCAGACCCTTGGCGAGGAGGATCAGATCAACCATCGGTCGGTTTGCAAGAAGATCGGACACCTTGTCGATGCCTGCGATCGCCTGCTGATATTCCGTCGCATCCTTGGTGGCTTGTGCCTTGACGGCCGCCTGTTGCTGGGTGGTTCCCGTGCTTGCGCTCTTCACGGCTTGGATGACGTAGTCCCTCGCGATCTGGAGGACTTCCGCCGAGTCCTGCGCGACCAGGGGGGTCGTCAGATTGCCCTTCGCATCGAAGTTGAAGGCGCGCGCGAGCTGAACGTAGCGAGTGTCCTTGAGGGTATAAACATAACTCTTGGGATCGTTGATGTCGCTTTCGAGGACCTTCTTGATGACGTCCTGCGGGACCTTGTCGGGGTCGAGGCCGACGGCGCCCAGCGCAAAATCATACACGCCCGGTGTCGACACGAACGCATCGACCGACTTGATCTTGAGCAGGTCTGCCCTGAATTGCTTGATCGCTACGGCCTCGAAGATCGGGCTTGCCGCGGAGTAGACGTCGGCCTTGCTGTCGTCGAACTGCTTCTTCGTGAGCGTGATGTTTGCGGCGGTCTGCGCAGGCGTGCCTGCCGGAAGCGACCCGTCCGGCAAGAACTCGAACGCGCCGGCCAGGTCGACGAAATTGCCGATCGTCGCGATCTGGTCGTTGAGGCTGGCAACGCTCTTTGTTGCCGTCTCCAGATGATATTTCTCGACCAGGATCTGGACCTGCAACTGGGGCACGTTGGCGCCTGGCTGCGAGAGCTGGGCGGTATAATTGGCGATGTTCGAATTTGCCGTGCTGATATCCGATTGCGACTGGGCGAGCGACGCGTTGAGGCCGCTCAGCTGGGACGTGAAGGTGGTGTTGACGTAGCTGGCTGGGTCGGAGGGATCGCTGCGCAGGACCTGGCTGATCGTGCTGGCCGGCCACTTGCTCTCGTCGATCCCGAATGCCGAATAGACATAATTGCGAAGACGATCGTTGTTCAGGAGCTGGTCTGCAGTGCTGATGTTCCCGATCTGGGCGCTGTAGTAATTCGAGTCACTGGCGAGTGCATCGACCTGGTTCTTCTTGGTCGCCGTGTACAGGCCAATCATCTCGTCGGTCTGGTCCGCCGATTGCGCGACCGGCGTCGCGGAGCCGTTGAAGGAAAATGCCGCGGCAAATTCCCGGTACCGCTTGTCGACCAGCTGGTTGACGAAGCTCTTGGAGTCGTTGAGGTCGCTTTCCAGCACCTTTTTCATGAAGGCCTTCGCGTACGTCATGTCGTCCAGGCCGTATGCCTTCATCGCGTAATGATAAAGGCGGTAATCCTTCATGAAATCGTCGACGGTCTTCACCTTGCCGATGTTGGCCTTGTAGTAGGCGGCCTCTCGCGCCACGTCCGGCTGCAGTTCGACCCGCGTCAGGGACTGTTTGAGATTACGCGTGATGTAGTTGTAACCGAAATATGTTGATACCATCGCGCATTCCTCGCGGCGTCGTACGGTCCCGGACGTCCGTCAATCATTGCGGGGTCGCGAGGTGCGGAGCCGGCGTCATGCCGGCAGTCTGTTTCGTAGCCAGGTTTTCTTAATCCGGACCCAGCCGGCGTAGCCCGGGTTTGTTTCAAGTTGTGTCCATCTGTTTCTCAATTGCAGCTTTCGCGAGGGTTGTGTTCCTGATATGTTCCTGTCGAGATATCCAGTCGGGGCTGGGGGCGGGAGCTGGGGCATGAGCCGAAGACGCGGTCGAACGATCAACCTGCCGGCCCCCTACCTGAAACGGGTCTGGTTCGATCCGTCGCAAGTGCGCGATCGCGAGGCCTATCCGTTTTGCCTGCCGATCTTTCCGGATGATTTCGAGCTCAACTTCGAGGCCGCCATCACGATCATCGTCGGCGAGAATGGCACCGGGAAGTCGACGATCCTCGAGGGGATCGCAGCGCTCGCCGGCTATGACGATGCCGGTGGCGGGAAGGGGTACATGCCGATCGACCACTCCGAAGCGCGGGAGAAGATGGGCGGACAGCTCTCCAAGGCCTTGCGGCAAGCTGGCTGCCGAAGATCACCAATGGCTGGTTCTTCCGCGCCGAGAGCTTCTTCTCGGTGGCGCGATATCTCGACAAAGCCGCCCGCGATGCCGGGCAGCTCGGCCCGGATTTCCTTTCGCATTCGCACGGCGAGGGCTTCCTGCGCTTCTTCGAGGAGCGCTGCCAGCGCCAGGGCATCTTCATCTTCGACGAGCCGGAATCGGCGCTGTCGCCGGCGCGGCAGATCGAGTTTCTGAAGCTGCTGCGACGCATGGAGGACTCCGGCATCTGCCAGGTGATCATGGCAACCCATGCGCCGCTGCTGATGGCCTATCCCAACGCGCAGCTGCTGCGGCTGGGGAAATACGGCCTGGAGCCGACGACGGTGGAAGAGACCGATCATTACCGGGTGATGCGGGAGTTCTGCAACGATCCGCGCGGGTTCGTGGAGGCGACGCTGGGGGAGTAGGCTCGGCACTTTCGGCGGCGGTGACGACAGCAGAGCTCAGGCACGATGTGTCGCGAAGATACAAATATAGTGTCCGCGAACTCAAAAGCTGACTGGACAGCTAATGCTGCATCCAGACCGTCATTCTGTTGCCCCCGTCGCCTCGCGGATGAACGATGCGCGCGCCGGTTGGCCGCCACATCACCGCAGGACTTTACCGGCGCAGCCTGCGTAGGGACAAAATCGCGTGGTCAACCCTGCCACGAACGGGTCTCCCCATGGCCGCAAAATGCGCTACGATGAGGCCAGCGCGCACCAAGTCGCGCAGATTCAAGGGTGAGGAAACGACATGCGGATGCGAAGCGGAACGGCGATCGCGGGAGTGGCGGCGCTGGCGGTGGCAGGAATGGCTCTGGGCGCCGCGTTTGAGCCGGTTTCGGCCCACGGCCCGACCCGGCAGAAGGTGCGGGAATCCATCGAGATCAACGCACCGCAGGCCAAGGTGTGGGCAGCGATCGGCAATTTCCAGGACATGAGCTGGCTTCCGCCTGTCACCAAGACCGAGGGCGAGAAGGGCAACGAGATCGGCGCGACGCGCAAGCTGACGCTCACGGGCGGGGCGACGGTGGAGGAGGAGCTCTACAAATACGAGCCCGACATGCTCAGCTATTCGTACCGGATCACCAAGGTCGACGTGAAGGTGCTGCCGGTCACCAATTATTCGTCGACGCTGACGGTGTCGCCGGCGCCCGACGGCAAGGCGAAGGTGGAATGGGCCGGCGCGTTCTATCGCGGCTTCCCCAACAACGATCCGCCGCCGGAACTGAACGACGAGGCCGCAACGAAGGCGGTGAGCGGGCTGTACAAGGTCGGCCTCGAGGCGCTGAAGAAGAAGATCGAGAGCGGAAGCTGACCGTGCGGGCGCGGGTCCTGGCGGCGGTCGCCGCCAGCCTTTGCCTCACAGGGTTTGTCTGCGCCTCCGCCGAGGAGGCGTTCGTCACCAACCAGCTCAGCGACGATCTGATGATCGTGGACCTTGCCACCGCGCGTAGCGTCGCGACCATCCCGATCGGCGGCAAGCCGGCCGGCGTCGCCGTCAGCGCGGACGGACGCTTTGCCTATGTCACGAGCCCCGACGCCAAGGCCGTGACGGTGGTGGACGCGGCCGCGCGACAGGTCGCCGGCCGCATCGAGGTCGGCGGCGGTCCGCTCGGCATCGCAGTCGCGCCCGATGGAAACACGGTCTACGTCGCCGACTGGTATGCAGCCGCGGTGCGGGTGATCGATGCGGCCTCGCGCAGCGTCACGGCCAGCATCGCGGTCGGAGCCTCGCCGTCGGGCCTGGCCGTGACGCCGGACGGCAAGCTGCTGCTCTCGGCCGACCGCGACGACGACAGCGTCTCGGTCGTGAACACTTCGACGCGCCAGCGCAAGGCGACCATCAAGGTCGGCACGCGTCCGTTCGGCGTCACCATCGATGCAGAGGGCAGGCGCGCCTACACCGCCAATGTCGGCTCCGACGACGTCTCCGTGATCGACATTGCGGAAGCGCGCGAGATCGGCCGCGTGCCGGTCGGGATGCGCCCCTATGCGGTGGCGCTGGCGCAGGGGC harbors:
- a CDS encoding acyl-CoA synthetase, with the protein product MQPLRMSRRVMNLAHMLTQNARRHGARPGFVWGDISWTWHQIDAQVSALAAALAARGIAKGDRILVHSKNSDEMFFSMFAAFRLGAVWVPTNFRLMPDEVTYLAQASGAKAFLCHVDFPEHAASVKGGALEFTWSLDGKAAFGERSVADAIASQAGRAVANVAVEHDDPCWFFFTSGTTGRSKAAVLTHGQMGFVVTNHLADLTPGVTEADASLVVAPLSHGAGVHQLVQTARGVCTVLLPTEKFDINEAFRLIETHRVANLFTVPTILKMMVEHPAADKYDHSSLRHVIYAGAPMYREDQKAALRKLGKVIVQYFGLGEVTGNITVLPAALHDPEDGPHAKIGTCGFERTGMQVSIQDDEGRELAANQSGEICVIGPAVLAGYYDNPDANAKAFRNGWFRTGDLGHMDEEGFLYITGRASDMYISGGSNIYPREIEEKILTHPAVGEVAVLGVPDATWGEVGIAVCVAREGERPVSEAEMAAFLLPKVPRYKMPKRFFFWEALPKSGYGKIPKRMVRDELEARGLLDLDKTKTG
- a CDS encoding PCC domain-containing protein, whose translation is MRSIKQPGLPATERIQWVEARGRAFSFTLQAGLPLLEAARRGFAAEGFAGGVLNFGSGTLGPFAYVMPALSKTGENAAFYSDTFRPGGVTRTRLGSMTLGTRDGAPFFHCHGLWLEADGTASGGHMLPDETVVAEAFEVAAFGVDGAIFTAEPDPETNFKLFGPVAAASTGARAASRVFALRLRPNQDFAGCLEEFCRARGIAHAKIHGGVGSTIGARFTHGGVTEPFATELAITAGAIVPGESGAPEATLDVALIDYTGGIAEGRLLRGDNPVLMTMELVLEVLG
- a CDS encoding DUF1217 domain-containing protein codes for the protein MVSTYFGYNYITRNLKQSLTRVELQPDVAREAAYYKANIGKVKTVDDFMKDYRLYHYAMKAYGLDDMTYAKAFMKKVLESDLNDSKSFVNQLVDKRYREFAAAFSFNGSATPVAQSADQTDEMIGLYTATKKNQVDALASDSNYYSAQIGNISTADQLLNNDRLRNYVYSAFGIDESKWPASTISQVLRSDPSDPASYVNTTFTSQLSGLNASLAQSQSDISTANSNIANYTAQLSQPGANVPQLQVQILVEKYHLETATKSVASLNDQIATIGNFVDLAGAFEFLPDGSLPAGTPAQTAANITLTKKQFDDSKADVYSAASPIFEAVAIKQFRADLLKIKSVDAFVSTPGVYDFALGAVGLDPDKVPQDVIKKVLESDINDPKSYVYTLKDTRYVQLARAFNFDAKGNLTTPLVAQDSAEVLQIARDYVIQAVKSASTGTTQQQAAVKAQATKDATEYQQAIAGIDKVSDLLANRPMVDLILLAKGLDPRKVSDDFLKKIFASDLNDKKSFVNTQSDPRFAEIVASFNFDSKGNVARLPMMGPQKRDQFRETQANYLEQNLELQQGDTNPGVRLALYFKRKAGDITSAYDILADKALSEVFRTTFNLPDSMAAMPIDQQAKFVDKFMKIKDLSDPAKVEKLLSRFSAMYDVKNGDSTGQGQSPLLNLFQGSNSGISSMSEATYLAIAKLRAH
- a CDS encoding SRPBCC family protein yields the protein MRMRSGTAIAGVAALAVAGMALGAAFEPVSAHGPTRQKVRESIEINAPQAKVWAAIGNFQDMSWLPPVTKTEGEKGNEIGATRKLTLTGGATVEEELYKYEPDMLSYSYRITKVDVKVLPVTNYSSTLTVSPAPDGKAKVEWAGAFYRGFPNNDPPPELNDEAATKAVSGLYKVGLEALKKKIESGS
- a CDS encoding cytochrome D1 domain-containing protein; its protein translation is MRARVLAAVAASLCLTGFVCASAEEAFVTNQLSDDLMIVDLATARSVATIPIGGKPAGVAVSADGRFAYVTSPDAKAVTVVDAAARQVAGRIEVGGGPLGIAVAPDGNTVYVADWYAAAVRVIDAASRSVTASIAVGASPSGLAVTPDGKLLLSADRDDDSVSVVNTSTRQRKATIKVGTRPFGVTIDAEGRRAYTANVGSDDVSVIDIAEAREIGRVPVGMRPYAVALAQGRGFVTDQYGGTVSVFDLATLKPVKRINVGDYPEGINATADGKRVVVACWESNTLVIIDAAELKVIGEVKTGDGPRAFGAFLRRTE